Proteins encoded in a region of the Anopheles aquasalis chromosome 2, idAnoAquaMG_Q_19, whole genome shotgun sequence genome:
- the LOC126581141 gene encoding NAD(P)H-hydrate epimerase, protein MIFVKKCSLVRLIIQYHKRLHSTGSSAARMKYLNQQEAISIDEELFNEYRFSVDQLMELAGLSCAHVIADAYAPDSLQSNKVLICCGPGNNGGDGLVAARHLALMNYLPYVYYPKRTEKELFKNLQHQAESMGITVTTDCPEAASVEGEFGLIVDALFGFSFKPPVRDSFLPIMNVLQRSKLPIVSIDIPSGWNVEEGPQSECDIQPACLISLTAPKLCAKRLLNAKHYLGGRFVPKRLEEKYSLDLPTYLSNNLFIKLN, encoded by the exons atgatttttgtgaaaaagtGCAGTTTGGTGCGGTTGATAATTCAG TACCATAAAAGACTGCACTCCACGGGATCAAGTGCTGCGAGAATGAAATACTTGAATCAACAAGAGGCGATCAGTATCGATGAGGAGCTGTTCAACGAGTACAGGTTCAGCGTAGATCAGCTGATGGAGTTGGCTGGCTTAAGCTGCGCTCATGTTATCGCCGACGCGTATGCACCAGACAG TTTGCAGAGCAACAAAGTTCTGATATGTTGTGGTCCGGGCAACAACGGAGGGGATGGACTGGTGGCCGCCAGACATCTTGCTCTGATGAACTACCTACCTTATGTGTACTACCCGAAAAGGACGGAAAAGGAACTTTTTAAAAACTTGCAACATCAGGCAGAATCGATGGGTATCACCGTGACCACCGACTGTCCAGAGGCCGCATCGGTGGAAGGAGAATTCGGGTTGATAGTGGATGCCCTGTTTGGGTTTAGTTTCAAACCACCGGTACGTGATTCCTTTCTCCCAATAATGAACGTTTTGCAACGGTCGAAGCTTCCTATCGTCAGCATTGATATTCCGAGTGGCTGGAACGTGGAAGAAGGACCTCAAAGCGAGTGTGATATTCAGCCCGCCTGCCTGATATCTCTTACGGCTCCGAAGCTCTGTGCGAAACGGTTGCTAAATGCGAAACACTACCTTGGCGGTCGTTTTGTTCCCAAGAGATTGGAAGAAAAGTACTCTCTCGACCTGCCGACCTATTTGAGTAACAATCTTTTCATCAAACTAAACTGA
- the LOC126581140 gene encoding osmotic avoidance abnormal protein 3, producing the protein MAENVKVVVRCRPMNKREQQSCCKSVIQIDNAAVNLDNPNDRNAPQKSFQFDNAYGYAATTENIYSDICYSLVESVLEGYNATIFAYGQTGCGKSHTMQGTTYNMSAADPNNANNIGIIPRSFEHIFEAISLANEVRYLVLVSYLEIYNETIRDLLQPAQSSPSGTGTASSLPIKEVPGEGVMVQNLSLHAVHGMKECIELLELGAKNRMVGATLMNIESSRSHSIFTISLEQMSTSVTGTEGAAIKRGKLNLVDLAGSERQSKTGATGDRLKEATKINLSLSALGNVISALVDGKTKHIPYRDSKLTRLLQDSLGGNTKTLMIACISPADYNYDETLSTLRYASRAKNIANKPRVNEDPKDTMLREYQQEIMRLKELLKETPYSPTENGFSEARFDEEKQSLKVQYDQEVTRLRQEYEQQKIAKQELVKDIEKIKSYYEQQMQHLTSKKLVEASENREPTNGISSGNRKEIYERIKQIKDALVGGERANDIQLKEKRYRNKRASEKRINALAQALGKIEQTEDRDLLQGHYTDTQQELKKRYDQIRALRKRTKALEQEVSDIEGEFQRERDDYLATIRLLEKKILFYEAVFHKAMPVLRKDGRYWNLESLEKESEWSDDLRKWRLPDDALLRLRLPPAESPPPEEAPPGKGSGRESQTSLTAPGRLERSSTMILAKLPQFDRGTHTLPRPEDQPLPVPPRKEFLSKSTNSNPFPKIEDVALAYFRPRRAAELVYKSGWRTIQK; encoded by the exons ATGGCCGAAAACGTGAAAGTGGTTGTTCGGTGCCGACCGATGAACAAACGTGAGCAGCAATCGTGTTGTAAG AGTGTTATTCAAATCGATAATGCCGCGGTTAACTTGGACAATCCAAATGATCGCAACGCACCGCAGAAATCGTTTCAGTTCGACAATGCGTATGGTTATGCTGCAACAACGGAAAACATCTACAGCGACATATGTTATTCACTCGTTGAG AGTGTTCTTGAGGGATATAATGCCACTATTTTCGCTTACGGACAAACGGGTTGCGGCAAATCGCACACAATGCAGGGAACCACTTACAACATGTCGGCAGCCGATCCTAATAATGCCAACAATATCGGTATCATACCCCGATCCTTTGAGCATATTTTTGAAGCAATATCGCTGGCCAACGAGGTGCGCTATCTGGTGCTGGTTAGTTATCTGGAAATTTATAACGAAACGATACGGGATCTACTGCAACCAGCacaatcatcgccatcgggtACGGGTACGGCGAGTAGTTTGCCGATCAAGGAAGTGCCGGGAGAAGGCGTTATGGTTCAGAATCTATCCCTCCATGCTGTCCACGGAATGAAGGAGTGCATTGAGCTGCTAGAGTTGGGCGCTAAAAATCGAATGGTTGGAGCGACACTCATGAACATCGAAAGCTCCCGTTCGCACTCGATCTTCACCATCAGCCTGGAGCAGATGTCGACCAGCGTTACGGGTACCGAGGGAGCCGCAATCAAGCGTGGCAAACTGAACCTAGTCGATCTGGCCGGCTCCGAACGGCAGAGTAAAACCGGTGCTACAGGTGACCGGTTGAAGGAGGCGACGAAAATTAATCTTTCCCTTTCCGCCCTTGGCAACGTGATATCGGCACTAGTAGAtggaaaaaccaaacacattcCTTACCGGGACTCGAAGCTGACGCGCCTTTTGCAGGATTCGCTGGGCGGCAACACGAAAACCCTGATGATCGCTTGCATCTCTCCGGCAGATTACAATTACGATGAGACACTTTCTACGCTGCGGTACGCAAGTCGTGCCAAGAATATCGCAAATAAACCACGCGTCAACGAGGATCCAAAGGATACGATGCTGCGCGAGTATCAACAGGAGATCATGCGCTTGAAGGAGCTCCTGAAGGAAACGCCATACAGTCCCACGGAGAATGGTTTCAGTGAGGCAAGGTTCGACGAGGAGAAACAATCTTTAAAGGTACAATACGATCAGGAGGTAACGCGGCTAAGGCAAGAGTATGAACAACAGAAGATCGCCAAACAGGAACTGGTGAAAGATATTGAAAAGATCAAATCATACTACGAGCAGCAGATGCAACACCTTACATCGAAAAAGTTGGTCGAGGCATCGGAAAACAGGGAACCAACGAATGGTATTTCTAGTGGTAATCGCAAGGAGATCTACGAACGCATAAAGCAGATCAAAGATGCTCTCGTaggaggcgagcgagcgaacgacatTCAGCTGAAAGAGAAGCGTTACCGCAATAAGCGCGCATCGGAGAAGAGAATCAACGCACTGGCACAAGCATTGGGCAAGATCGAGCAAACCGAAGATCGCGATTTGCTACAGGGTCATTACACCGACACGCAGCAGGAGCTGAAGAAGCGCTACGATCAGATAAGAGCACTTCGCAAACGCACCAAAGCCCTCGAACAAGAAGTATCCGACATTGAAGGAGAGTTTCAGCGCGAACGGGATGATTATCTTGCCACCATTCGACTACTGGAGAAGAAGATTCTGTTCTACGAAGCCGTATTCCACAAAGCCATGCCAGTCCTGAGGAAGGACGGACGGTACTGGAATCTGGAGTCCTTGGAAAAGGAGTCCGAATGGAGTGACGATCTGCGTAAGTGGCGTTTACCGGATGATGCATTATTGCGCCTGCGATTACCACCGGCCGAATCGCCACCGCCCGAGGAAGCCCCCCCGGGTAAGGGGTCTGGTCGGGAAAGTCAAACCTCGCTCACGGCACCCGGGCGATTGGAGCGGAGCTCAACGATGATCCTTGCCAAATTGCCACAGTTTGATCGGGGAACTCACACGCTACCACGACCTGAAGACCAACCGTTACCAGTACCACCGCGGAAGGAATTTCTCAGCAAAAGCACCAACTCGAATCCATTTCCGAAGATTGAAGATGTGGCGCTGGCTTACTTTCGACCGCGCCGTGCTGCCGAACTGGTGTATAAAAGTGGCTGGCGTACTATTCAGAAGTGA
- the LOC126569000 gene encoding uncharacterized protein LOC126569000 has translation MAQSDRVTDLIMHYYMQHGRNRDLEKYLRLRRLSSATRSSSDGSLPNLCPGSACAGAERSGAGRSMENLSTLRQEAERQELAEGEQSIHRKNASAGSGKSISKSSNSSAKQAEGEAVGGDAAKGVTVREKKVEQKSGRNFNFNLESVIEINLPPPPTITIAGGAVSAPPSIMCSQMAAAPTAAPLQPPASTSEKRDPPFRLVVHENSTQTPVTPEDDPIRPVVKPSSSSALPVGGNEETLDSTKDLSPGSSVASNRQKLEWDSLGDIGYDSSERLQFCGAADLNETEKRCLQRYFARKGLTFDRSVVVVRQREEKERKVAAKATQQEASIVLANPGAQSTPKPSCTVATAKLEVAKATQTSLRPNRAQESRGIQAVVEGHPPLDREDKGIGTESCTMASVDAAESFEFFPRSAPESGSNGGTSVASLSTTSHHTSSTTSSSGPGPSSATLRPTFDDEVKLGLTLYNSIQELSSMPTGVKQSLIDKIFRKLSRHDPKRRTREQLLRDYATAVRERRTGGQSAPRTAEQANVYDDVSPSVEHDVPSGLSLPRPEEKEELDRSLGVEELVVDETKDPEDRFTSEEHVAAVEGSVKGLSSGSNDAQNGAVSSLGRDIGVSSSAGGLCSIQTVSSSHQDESVGTAKENVSHREPSARDKRVHKAMQDYLRPMTQSEVEYENFKELQKRARRPKEPQLAEIDREIEQLLVRKMLLLSADAECHRTAAESDKGLPAKPQQHRNNALPSERSGTVYTSVHESTSGSSCAEPQSSGRASKDSSAWNSHYHMAKVLKTRSKLETPTSPSDVSIPTFIKQKKDQFIENYDQVRHERRVFEEQNHIYTRPYSGQRSDALRRQEKENRGLARGKYVKDKLSKPIPAADSSSNVSVPSPRLLDGCAAFISSDSISIPVVTTLTNTTTTHHYDIKSRRPTPPVMPAGRTTGTQTTDSILRTKPIFGEQRPQKANKPTDTAAASVQASSHGMEVPVDETNCCRRTRECHCMCGRGGREVPRKTELIDGTAGRQDKQAQTKPSSIAYVITFEGGVRPESRPSATNVRKKTERAVSQLTVSSSPTVSESDEGGENGKDNVSEKMLTLREQFCRSCPTTLTRIEERRRCIGELNKLRSKRNAQRQRLLLLTSDDSLRRSKVSEGKNTLPPPPLTSKWRVFASTRAMRENTRRQVRNLPEVLRKKELERMNNLKRKNLIMKDVYNRNLQRKVLRGQVDLSNSVRVIQD, from the exons ATGGCTCAAAGTGACCGTGTGACGGACCTGATTATGCACTATTACATGCAGCATGGACGCAACCGTGATCTGGAGAAATATCTTCGCTTGCGACGACTGTCGAGTGCTACGCGTTCGTCCAGCGATGGTAGCCTGCCGAATCTGTGTCCCGGGAGCGCCTGTGCGGGTGCTGAACGATCCGGAGCAGGCCGATCGATGGAAAACCTGTCCACTCTGCGCCAAGAAGCGGAACGACAGGAGCTGGCCGAAGGGGAGCAATCGATCCACCGCAAGAACGCATCCGCCGGGAGCGGAAAATCGATCAGCAAATCGTCAAACAGCAGCGCAAAGCAGGCCGAGGGCGAAGCAGTAGGCGGTGATGCGGCGAAAGGTGTTACCGTACGAGAGAAGAAGGTCGAACAGAAGAGTGGCCGCAACTTTAACTTCAACCTGGAGTCCGTGATTGAGATAAATCTGCCACCTCCTCCAACCATAACGATCGCGGGTGGCGCGGTTTCTGCCCCTCCATCCATTATGTGCAGCCAAATGGCGGCGGCACCGACAGCAGCTCCTTTGCAACCTCCTGCCAGCACCAGTGAGAAGAGGGACCCACCGTTCCGACTTGTAGTGCATGAGAACAGCACCCAAACTCCGGTGACCCCGGAGGATGATCCAATACGGCCCGTGGTGAAACCGTCGAGCTCCTCAGCCCTGCCTGTTGGTGGCAACGAGGAAACACTGGACAGCACGAAAGATCTTTCACCGGGCAGTAGCGTCGCCTCGAACCGCCAAAAGCTCGAGTGGGATTCGCTGGGAGACATCGGGTACGATTCCAGCGAACGCTTACAGTTCTGCGGTGCGGCGGATCTAAATGAAACCGAGAAACGGTGCCTACAACGGTACTTTGCTCGCAAAGGCCTCACCTTCGATCGGAGTGTCGTCGTGGTGCGCcagcgagaggaaaaggaacgtAAAGTGGCCGCGAAGGCTACACAGCAGGAAGCATCCATCGTGCTAGCAAATCCCGGTGCCCAAAGCACTCCAAAACCGTCATGCACCGTGGCGACGGCGAAGCTGGAAGTGGCCAAAGCAACGCAAACCTCTCTCCGCCCAAACCGTGCGCAGGAATCGCGGGGCATACAAGCGGTCGTCGAAGGGCATCCGCCGCTTGACCGAGAAGACAAGGGAATCGGCACCGAAAGCTGCACGATGGCATCGGTCGATGCAGCGGAAAGCTTCGAGTTCTTTCCCCGTTCCGCCCCCGAAAGCGGTAGCAACGGTGGTACGAGTGTGGCTTCCCTTTCCACCACGTCTCACCACACTTCCtcgacaacatcatcatccggcccCGGTCCCAGTTCTGCCACTCTGCGGCCGACATTCGATGACGAGGTAAAACTGGGTCTCACGCTCTACAACTCGATCCAGGAGCTCAGCAGCATGCCAACAGGTGTGAAGCAAAGTTTAATCGATAAAATATTCCGGAAACTGTCGCGCCACGATCCGAAACGGCGGACACGCGAACAGCTGCTTCGGGATTACGCGACGGCCGTTCGTGAGAGGCGCACCGGTGGGCAGTCGGCACCACGAACGGCAGAGCAGGCCAACGTGTACGATGATGTGAGTCCTTCGGTGGAACACGATGTTCCGAGCGGTTTGAGCCTCCCGAGGccagaggaaaaggaagaactAGATCGCAGCTTAGGTGTCGAAGAGCTGGTAGTAGACGAAACGAAAGATCCGGAAGATCGTTTCACAAGTGAAGAGCATGTGGCTGCCGTTGAAGGGTCCGTGAAAGGATTATCGTCAGGTTCGAATGACGCTCAGAATGGCGCTGTATCATCCTTGGGTCGGGACATTGGCGTTTCATCGTCCGCCGGTGGACTTTGTTCGATTCAAACGGTCTCATCATCTCACCAGGACGAATCGGTTGGTACGGCGAAAGAGAATGTGTCACACAGGGAACCGTCGGCCAGGGATAAGCGGGTGCATAAGGCCATGCAGGACTATCTGCGACCGATGACCCAGTCGGAAGTGGAGTATGAAAACTTTAAAGAACTGCAGAAACGTGCCCGGCGTCCCAAGGAGCCACAACTCGCAGAGATTGATCGTGAGATtgaacagctgctggtgcgcaaAATGTTGCTTCTGAGTGCCGATGCGGAGTGCCATCGGACTGCTGCGGAGTCGGATAAAGGATTGCCGgcaaaaccacaacagcaTCGGAACAATGCGCTTCCCAGTGAACGTAGCGGGACGGTCTACACATCGGTACACGAGTCTACCTCGGGTTCATCTTGCGCCGAACCGCAAAGTAGTGGTCGCGCATCGAAGGATAGTTCCGCCTGGAACTCGCACTACCACATGGCGAAGGTGCTGAAAACACGGTCCAAGCTGGAAACCCCTACCAGCCCTTCGGACGTTAGCATTCCGACGTTCatcaagcagaagaaggatcaATTCATTGAAAACTACGATCAAGTGCGGCACGAAAGGCGCGTTTTCGAGGAACAAAACCACATCTACACACGTCCGTACAGTGGTCAACGGAGTGACGCTCTGCGGCGACAGGAAAAAGAGAACCGCGGTCTCGCGAGGGGCAAGTACGTGAAGGACAAACTATCGAAGCCCATCCCAGCAGCAGATTCTTCGTCGAATGTTTCCGTTCCTTCTCCACGGTTACTAGATGGTTGTGCTGCGTTCATATCGTCggattccatttcgattcccGTCGTCACAACGCTAACCAACACGACGACCACGCATCATTACGATATCAAATCACGCCGACCAACGCCACCGGTCATGCCTGCCGGACGAACGACTGGAACACAGACGACCGATTCCATTTTACGGACGAAACCCATCTTTGGCGAACAACGGCCACAGAAGGCGAACAAACCGACCGATACGGCAGCCGCATCCGTACAGGCATCGTCGCACGGAATGGAGGTGCCAGTTGATGAGACTAATTGTTGTCGACGTACCAGGGAGTGTCACTGCATGTGCGGACGAGGAGGTCGAGAAGTTCCTCGTAAGACGGAACTTATCGATGGAACCGCTGGAAGGCAGGATAAGCAAGCGCAAACGAAACCATCCTCCATTGCGTACGTCATTACGTTCGAAGGTGGCGTTCGGCCTGAAAGTCGTCCATCGGCCACCAACGTTAGGAAAAAAACTGAGCGAGCGGTGTCCCAGCTTACCGTTTCCAGCAGCCCAACCGTTAGCGAGAGTgacgaaggaggagaaaatggaaaggacaACGTGTCGGAGAAGATGCTGACGCTACGGGAACAATTTTGTCGCTCCTGCCCAACGACTCTGACACGCATCGAGGAACGGCGCCGGTGCATCGGTGAGCTGAACAAACTGCGCAGCAAACGGAATGCCCAGCGGCAACGATTGCTGCTCCTCACGTCGGATGATTCGTTGCGCAGGTCCAAGGTATCGGAGGGCAAGAATACGcttccgccgccaccattaACGAGCAAGTGGCGTGTGTTTGCTTCGACACGGGCCATGCGCGAGAACACCCGCCGGCAGGTACGCAATCTACCGGAGGTGCTACGGAAGAAGGAGCTCGAGCGGATGAACAACCTGAAACGCAAGAACTTGATCATGAAGGACGTCTACAACCGG AATCTGCAGCGCAAGGTGTTGCGGGGACAGGTGGACCTGTCCAACAGCGTTCGCGTGATCCAGGACTAG
- the LOC126570258 gene encoding cytochrome c oxidase subunit NDUFA4: protein MQGLTMASLKKNPALIPLYVCIALGGAGAVFYTLRLALRSPEVTWNRKSNPEPWEEYRNKQHKFYSPIRDYSTTSSPAPKYTD, encoded by the exons ATGCAGGGCCTTACTATGGCTAGTTTGAAGAAAAACCCAGCG CTCATCCCGCTGTACGTCTGTATCGCGCTGGGAGGTGCCGGCGCCGTGTTCTACACGCTCCGCTTGGCTCTCCGTAGCCCCGAGGTTACCTGGAACCGCAAGTCCAACCCGGAGCCATGGGAAGAATACAGGAACAAGCAGCATAAG TTCTACTCGCCGATCCGAGACTActcgaccaccagcagcccggCCCCCAAGTACACCGACTAA